The region AAGGCCGCGTCAAGCAAAACTGCGCCGGCGCAGTTTTCTGTCATTTCCTTAACAGCAAGGCCGCGGGGTTGCCAGTCCCGCGGCCTTCTGAACCAGGCCTCGACTCGCCCGAGACCTAGCGCAACATCACGACTCGGTGGCTCTGCACCCGGCCGCCGGACTCGAGCCGGCTGAAGTAAACGCCGGGCGACGCGCTGGCGCCCGCATTCGTCCTCCCGTCCCAGACCCGCACATGCCTTCCCGCGGCGAGCGCCCCGTTCTGGAGGGTGCGCACCAACCGGCCCGCGACGTCATAGACGCGCAGGGCCACGTCGCCGGCCTTCGGCAATGAGAAGCCGATCGCGGTCGCGGTCCGGAATGGATTAGGCGCCGCCGGGGACAGCGCGAAGGACAAACCCGAAGGCTCGTGGACGCCGGTGGTGATCGGCGAGGTGCACAGCTCGGTGGTGATCGAGTAATGACACGTATCCGGGTTGGTGAACGCCATGACGCGCCAGATGTAAATGCCGGGCGTCAGCTCGCCGGTGTGGATGACCTCGGGGTTCGCGAGGCTGGCCGATCCGCCGACGGCGTTCGAGTCGCTGTCGAGCAGCGTGAAGTCCAGGTCGCGGGTCGAGCCTCCGAACCAGGAGAGCCGCCCGACCGCGCTGCCCACGTTGCGGCCGACCGCGAACGATTGATAGCTGTAGCTCACCGAGATCGGGTCGATGCCCTGATTCACGACACCGTACTGGGTGAAGGTCTGTCCCACCGTGCATGCCTGGGGCGGCGGAGCGGCAGCGCCGCGGTCCGAGACCACGAGGAACACGGACTCCTCGTCGAACAGCGATCCGGAGTCGGTGGCGCGGAACGTGAGCTGATGGATGCCGACCTGGCTGGCTTCCGGTGTCCATGCGAACAGGCCCGTCGAGGGATCGAGCAATGCGCCCGAGGGGAGGGAGGTGGCGGAGAAGGTGAGCGCCGCGCCCTCCGGATCGTGGCCGGTGAGACGGAAGCTCATGCCTTCACCCGCCACGCCCTGGCGATCGGTCTGCGGATCGAGCGTCGGCGGCAGGTTGTCATTGGGGTTGCGGTCGAACACCGTGATCGGCACGTCCTCGAAGTCGCTCGCGGGTGTCGGCAGCCCGTTGTCCTGGACCGAGAACCGCACGGTGTACGACCCCATGGCGCCGAAACTGGGTGTCCAGCTGAACTGGCGCGTCGTGGGATTGAACGTCGCTCCTTGCGGCAGCGTGGCCGCGGAGTAGGTGAGCGGCTGTCCGTCCGCATCGTTCGCGCTGGCGAAGAACGTGAGCGTGAGGCCCTCGCCCACGGTGCGCGCCCCGATCGGGGCGAGCACCGGCGCGTGGTTGGGCGAGGTGATCGGATCGAGCGGAATCCAGAAGACGGTCTCCTGGCCTTCGATGGTCGACGTGATGGGATTCGGAGCGGTGTAGGTGGTGGAGCTGGCGCCGTTCCACACGGTGACCGAGAAGGCGTTCACGTAACCCTTGGTGTTGAGATACCCGCCCTCCTTGACGCTCAGGAACCACGGATTCGCGGCGCCCGGTGGCAGGTATCCGCCCACCACGTCGTCCTGGGTCAGGTCGACATGGAAGAAGTGCTGAGCGGTACCGAGGAACGGCGATCCCGTTCCCATCTTCACCGAGTCGGCGGACTGCGCGCCCAAGCCCTGACGGAACCACGCGGGCGCCTGGGTGTTGGTCCCGCTCCCGAAGCGCACGTACAGATCGCCATCCGAGTAGTTGTGCGTCCACGAGTATTGGACGCGCGCCACCACCGGGCTGTCCATGATCCGAGCTTTCATCGGCGGCTCGGCGTGCGACGCGCCGTTCACGTCCACCCAGCGCACGCGGTACCAGTAGTCGCTCGAAGCCGAGAGACCGGCGTCGAGATCGGTGTAGGCGTAATCGTGCCGATTGGCCGCCCCGTGGATCTGGCCGCTCGGCGAGCCGACCGGAATCGTGTGTTGGAGCGTCCACGCACCAGGCACGCCGCTCTGGTCGGGTGCGCGGTCCAGCTCCCAGCGCGACAATCCGATCTCGCGCTGGCTCACCCAGCTCACTTGGAAGCCATCGGGACCGCGCTGCGGGATCACCTGCATGCGAATCATCTGGGTGGAGGATGCGTTCTGCGCCTCTTTGACCGCGGCGTAGGCGTCGACCTGTCCCCAGCCCCACGACGGATGGTAGTTGGGATCGATGCCGAACGGATCGGCGGCGGACGGCGGCTGCTGCCCGCGGTCGCGGCGATGGTCCGCGGTGTCCATGATCAGCTGGCGCACCTGGTCGGTGGACAGCGTGGGATTGGCCGAAAGCACGAGTGCGGCCACGCCGGCGATCGTCGGGGTGGCCATGCTGGTGCCGTTGATGTGGTGATACTCGTTGCCGTCGGTGGTGGGGTCGCCCAGCGCCGAGTTGATGCCCGTGCCGCTTCCCATCACGTTGGGCTTCATCTCGTCGAGATGGTCCGCGTCGCTGTCGGCCAGGCGCGGCCCTTCGTTGCTGTAGTCGGCGACGTAGTCGTCGAGGCGGGTGATGGTGTTGTCGTCGGCGAAGGAGCCGACGGTGAGCGCGAAGTCGGCCGCGGCCGGCGAGGGCATGTAGCTGGTGTTGCCGTCGTTGCCCGAGGCGACGCACACCACGATGCCGGCCTTGTGCGCGGCGTTGACCGCCGCGCAGTCGGCGTCGCTGCCGTCCGAGGGGTCGAGGCCTCCGAGCGACAGATTGGCGACGTCGATGCCGCGATAGACGGCGTCGGCGCCGGTCAGGCCCCAGGTGTCGAACTTGTGGTAGATGAGCCATTCGAGCGCGTCGGCCGAGCCATACCCCACGCCCGCGTCGCTCAGCGCCTTGCAGTCCACCAGGCGCGCGTCGGGTGCGAGGCCGGCGTTGAAGCCGGGCTCCGTGCCGTTCAGCATGCCATTCGGTCCGCCGCTGCCGAGCGCCGTCCCGGCGACGTGGGTGCCGTGATAGGTCGCTTCGGGGTCCAGCTCGTGCCGCGGATTGATGCTCTCGTCGATCGGCGTGTTGAGCTGCGGATTGCCGGAGTAGAAGTTGCCGCCGCCGACCCACTTGTTGCGCAGCGACTCGTGACCGGGGTAGCCGGTGGTCGGGTCGGCTTCGTCGTTGACGCCCGTGTCGAGGATCGCGACCACGATGCCTTTGCCGGTCGCTCCGAGATGCTTCCAGACGCTGGGGAAGAGGGTGTTCCCCGACTCGCGCGCGCGCAGCGCCCGCGTCGCCACGTCGTTCACCGCGTACATGATCGGAATGGTCTCGACCCGGGTCACACCGGCGAGCGCCGCCACCTGGCGCGCCTGCGCCAGCGTCATGCGCGAGCGCACGTAGTCGATGTAGCGATACCGGACCTGCACCGGAACGCCGAGCGCCTGCAGGGCTGCGACGTCGGCGTCCGTGGGATGGTGGTCGTATCCCACGTACACGCCATAGACGTAGGGCGCGGTGGTCTCGAGCAGCGCGAAGCGCAGCCTTCCCGAAAGCGCGTTGCCGGCATGGGCTGCCACCGGGCCCTGAGCTTCGACGGCCTGGATCCGGTCGTCGATCTTGTCCTGGTCCTGGTCCCACAACCATCCGGCTCCCGCAGGCGACACCGCCAGCGCGGCATAGGAAGCCACGAGGCCGAGAACACGAGTCCACATCCGCGGAAACGACATCGAGCACGCCTCCACTGTTGATTCAAGTCCACGCGCAGGACTCCACGGCAGGGAGTCCGAACGGCCTGCTTCGCGAGGGCCGGAGCGGGCGAAGACTCGGGCGGCCTGAACGCCGTCCCCCTCGGGCACGACGCTCTCGCGAGGCGCTTGAGAACCGCTTGACTGGGAGCCGGGGAGGCCGACTCAAGTCCTGCTCAAGCCCGCCCGTCGACCCTTCCTGCGGGCCGACCATGAAGCGCCGACCGAAACCACCGAAGGGCAGGGCCCCCGGGGATCCCATGAGCGTTCCACCCCTCGATGCGCCGCTCCTGCTACCCACCTCGGGTCAGCGTGCGGATCTCGCGCGCGATCCGAGTCCACAAAGAGGAGGGCGCCGCCCGGGCAGCGAGCCGACCCCTTTGGTGGCGCCGTTGCGCATCCTGCCGCTGTGGGACTCTGATATCCTTTCGTTCGCCATCTCCGGCGGCTCGAGGCCGCCGATCTCTATCCCAGGAGCCGCAGGTCCCATGCCTTTGCGGGCGCCTTCCTCTTCGCTTCCGCGCACGCGCCGCACCCGCAACGCGACCCTCCCCAGCGGGGTCGAGACCAAGCTCGTGCGCCCCAATCCGGGCGCCAACGTTCTCGATCGCCCCCAGCTCCTCGAGACGCTGATCCGCAACGCGGAGAAGCCCGTCACCCTGGTGATCGCCGACGCCGGTTACGGCAAGACCACCACGCTCGCCGCCTACGTGCGGTCGCTGCGCCGTCCCGTCGTCTGGTATTCGCTGATGCCGTCCGACGCGGACCTGGTGGTGTTCTGCCGTTGCCTGCTGGCCGGCATCCGTCGCGAGTACCCGCGCTTCGGGCGCGCCTTCGAGCAGGCGGTGGAGGAGGCGCGGCCGGGTGGCCGCTCCGCCGAGATGCTCGCGGGCACGCTGGCCAACCAGCTCGCAGCGCTCCGACCCCCGGGCGTGGTCGTGATCCTCGACGACTACCAGGAGATCGCGGGCCATGCGCCGATCGGGGCTTTCATGGCCACGCTCCTGCGCCAATTCCCATCGGGCCTGCGGCTGATCATCGCTTCCCGGACCATGCCGCCGCTTCCGCTCGAGCGGCTGCGCGCCGCGGGCTCGGTGGCGGAGATGGACTCCGAGCAGCTCCGGCTGCGCCGCGAGGATCTGCAGCGCCTGTTCGAGGAGGTCTATCGCCGGCCGCTGGCCACCAGCGAGCTGGACTCGCTCGAGCGCATCTCGCAGGGCTGGCCCACGGCGGTCCATCTCATCCACGAATCGCTGCGCCGCTCCACCGATGCCACGATCGCCGACGTGCTGGCCGACTTCCGCGCGTCGGATCTCGGCCTCCACGACTACCTGTCGGCCGAGGTGTTCGCGCGGCTCGACCTAGGCACCCGTCATCTGCTCGAGCGCACCGCGCCGTTCGAGCGCTTCGACGCCGAGCTGGCGCGGCGCGTCGCCGAACAGGCGGACGTGCGGCCCGCGCTGGCGGCCCTCGCGCGCCGGGGATTGCTGCGATCGTTCGGCATCGGTGAGCGGACCACCTTCGAATGGCCCGAGCTCGTGCGTCGCTTCGTCCGCCACGAGATCGAGTCGCGCACCGAGGGCGCCGCGTGGGCCGAGCTCGAAGCGCGGGCCGGCGCGGCGCTGGCGGAGCGCGGGGACCTCGAGCCCGCGCTGCGCCACTACCTGGCGGCCGGCCAGCGGGCGGAGGCCGCGGCCTTGCTGCGCACCGTGGCTCCCGGACTCTTGCGCCAGGGCCGCGCCGCGGCGCTTCGCCACTATCTCGGCGAGCTGCCGCCGGAGCTGGTGCGCGAGGACGTGGAGCTCGGCATCGCGCTCGCCGACGCGCAGCAGGCGCTCGGCGCATGGGACGAGGCCGAGACCCGCTACCAGGACGTGCTCGAGCGCTGCCGCGCCGCGCCGTCTCCGGAAGCCGACGTGCGCCTGCTCGAATGTCGCGCGCTGCTCGGTCTCGGCAAGGTGGGCAATCTCCGCGGCCGCCACGAGCAGGTGCTCGGCATGGCCGAGCGCGGTCTCGCGATGTCCCAGGGCCTGCCGATCGAAGTGCATGCGCGGCTGCTGCAGATGAAGGCCGGGGCCCACTTCTATCTCGGGCAGTTCCAGGCGGCGGTGCGTGTGCTCGATCAGGTGCGGGCGCTGCTCGAAGGCCACGACGAGCCGGAGCTGGTGGTGCCCACGATCCACAACCTGGCGGTCGCCTATGCGGCGCAGGGGCGGATCCGCGAAGCCTCGGACGAATTCCGCTACGCGCTCGCCCAGGTGCGCGGCGCCGACTCTCCGCGCGCGCCGCTCTATCTCTCCAATCTGGCGTCCCTGCTCACCGAGCTCGGCGAGCTCTCCGAAGCGCGCCGCGCCGCGGAGGAAGGACTGGTCGCCGCGCAGCGCTTCTCCAACCGCTCTCAGGAATGCGTGTGCCATCAGGCGCTCGCCCAGATCCTGGCGCAGGGCGGAGATCTCGAAGGCGCGCTCGCCGATTTGCGGCATGCCGAGGAGCTGAACGCCGAGCTGCGCATGGAGGTGATCGCCGCCGATCTGCTGGTGCTGCGGGGCCGGATCTTCTGCGCGCGCGGCGAGTACCGGCGTGGCGCCGAATTCCTGCGCCAGGCCATCGAGCGCGGCGCGGGGCGAGCCGATGCGCCGCGTCTCGAAGTGGCGCTGGCGTGGTGCGAGCTGCGCGCCGGACGCGTGGGGACCGCGCGCGACCTGCTGCTGGCGATGGCCGGCCGGGTCGATGCGGGGGAGGACGATCTGCTTCGCACCCGGGTGAACTACTGGCTCGGCGAAGCCCGGCTCGCCCTCGGCGAGACGCAGGACGCCGAGCGCCACCTCGAGCGCGCGCTGCACCTGGCGCGCGAGCGCGGATACCAGCACTTCCTGAGCACGCAGGCCCGCGAAGAGCCGGGGCCGTTGCTGGCCGCGCTGGCCCGAGGGATCGAGCCCGACCTGGTTGCGGGAGCGCTGGTCGAAGCGGGTGATTCGGTGGAGTCTCCGCTGCTCGAGCTGCTGCCGGGCGCGTCGTCGGCGGTGGGCGAGGCGGTGATCGCGGTGCTGGCCGAGGTCGGCGGTGCCCGCGCCCAGACCGCGCTCGAGAAGCTGGGACGCGCGCGGCGCGCGCTGCAGCCGGCCTGCCGCGCCGCCCTCCGGCACATCGGCGCGCGGCTTTCGCGCGGCGTGGCACCCGGCGAGCGCGCCGAATCGGTGACACGTCTGCTGGTGTTCGGCCGGCCGCGGCTCGAGGTCGACGGCCGCGCCATTCCGGCCGCCGCGTGGCGCGCGCAGCGCGCGTTCCAGATGCTCATCTACCTCGCGCTGCATCCTCGCGGCGCCAGCCGCGACGATCTGCTCGAGAGCTTCTGGCCCGGACGACAGGCCGCCGCCGGACGGCGAAACTTCCACCCGACGCTGTCGTACGTGCGCCACGTGCTGCCCAAGTCGGCGACGCCGATCCTTCACGAGGCGGGCTTCTATCGCCTGAACCCCGAGTACCCGCTGACCTGTGACGCGTGGGACTTCGAGCGCCGAATGGCCGAGGCGAGTGCGATGCGCGGCGCCGAGCGGCGTCAGGCGCTGGAGAGTGCGATCGAGCTGGCGTCGGGCGCGTTCCTCGACGGGCTCTACGTCGACTGGGCAGACACCATGCAGACCCGCATGCGCGATCGGCTGGAGAAGGCGCTGACCGATCTCGGCGACCTGCGGGCGCGCGATGGCGAGTACGAGTCCGCGCTCACCGCGTTTCGTCGCGCCGCGGAGCTCGATGGCTTCCGCGAGCCCACGCGTCTTGCGGTCATCGAGTGCCTGCTGCGCCTCGGGAATCGGCGCGCCGCGATCAACGAATACGAGAAGCTCAAGGAGACGCTGCGTGCCGAGCTCGGCGTCGATCCCATGCCTGACACCGAGGAGTCGGTGCGCCGCCTGATGGCCGGCAAAGGCCGCAAGGAGTGGCCGGGGGAGACCCCGGCGCTGGCGGCGGAAGATCAAGGCAAGGAATGGGTTGGGGGAATCACTCAAGCCCCTCGCAAGCGCCCTGAGGGAGTCTCCACCCCATGAGCCGCCGCTCTGGCACGTCGCGGTGGACCTGGCGGGCTGCGCGCACGCGTTGGGCGTTCGCGTGGCTGTCGCTCGGCCTGATCACGCTCGCCGCGCCGGCTCGGTCCGGTCCCTACATCTGGGACCAGGACGGCGATCGTGTGGACGATCGCGTCGAAACGGTCCACGTGCTCGGGTACGCGTTCGCGTTCGAAGAAGGGGACACTCTGGCGCGCCAGAGGATCGACGTGACTCGCGTACCCGGCGGGCTCGATTTCGGGGTCTACGTGATCTTCGACCACCCGATCACCGAGGCCGATCTCACGTCGCTCACCCTGCTCGGCATGCCGGTGCTGCATCGCATCGAGGCGGTTCCGGCGGTGCGGAGCGTGGCGAGCTTCCCTCAGGCTCAGGCCGCCGCGGCCTTGCCCGGCGTCGAGCGGGTGGAGGCCAGTCCGGTCCTGCACCTGCTGCTTCGCGACAACGCCGCCGCGATCGCCGCCCGCGACGCATCCGAGCGCGTCTTCCCGACCTGGTCGGGCGCCGGCGGCGGTGGGGGTGAAGGCGTGGTCGTCGCGATCCTGGACACCGGCATCAACGACGCGGTCGAGGCCGGCTGGCCCGGACACGAATCGGTGAGCGGACGCTTCGTCGGCGGCGCATCGTTCCTCGCCGCGGATTCCACGCTCGACACCGGACGAAACGCCAGCGTCAATCCGGCGGATCACGGGGGTGCAGTCACCGCCGCGCACGGCACGCACGTCGCAGGGATCGTGCTCGGCAGCGGCGGGACGTCGGGGTTCGCGCGCGGCTTAGCACCAGCGGCGCGGTTCGTGGACGTGAAGGTCCTGAACGATGCCGGCGTCGGCACCGGGCTTCCCGAAGCGATCGACTGGTGCATTCACAACGCGCAGCGCAACTGGGGCGTTCCCGGGTACGAGGGCATCGACGTCATCAACCTGTCGCTGTCGAGCCCGGATGTCAGCGACGGCAACGACATCGCTTCGCGGCTCGCCGCCGAAGCGGTGGCGCGCGGCATCGTCGTGGTGGCCTCGATGGGGAACGATGGCGAGGTGCGCGTCCCTTCGCCCGCCGCGGGGGACGGCGTGCTGGCGATCGGAGCGCTGGATGCTCAGCGCACGGGTCCGGACGGCGATGACGTCTTCGCGACGTTCAGCAATCGCGGCCCGCGGGCGAGCGACGGCGATGGCACCACCAGCGATGAGCTGAAGCCCGACCTGCTGGCGCCCGGCGTCGCGGTGCTCGCGGCGGACGGCGCGCAGACCACCGATGGGGCGCAATACCGGCGAGCGACCGGCACGTCGATGTCGGCGGCCATGGTGAGCGGCGCCGTCGCCTGCCTGCGCTCCACGGCGCCCAGCCTGTCGCCGGCGGCGATCGCGACGCTGCTGCGCGAGACCGCGTGGCGTGGTACGGCGGGGCTCCCCTCCGGCGCCACCGGATCCGATCCGCGCTGGCAGGCGGCGCGAGGGTTCGGAGCGCTCGATCTCTACGCCGCCAAGCTGGAGCTCGAGACCCGCGACCGCTCGCAGATCGCGCGGCTCTCGCTCGAGCCGGCCGACACCCACATCGCGGTCGAGCTCCGAACCCAGCGCGAGCGCGTCGCGTCCTTCGACTTCGAGCGCGCGCCGGACGTCGCCGGCAGCCCCGGCGCCTTCGCCGTGATCGATGCCGTGGCGGGTGTCGGTGACAGCAGCCTGGCCGACCTCACGAACCGCCAGCCCTACACCCGCACCTGGAGCGTGCCGGGGAACGAGCGCGGGCTTCCTTTCTGGTACCGCGTGGCGTGGACCGAAGGCGGAGTCCGCTACTCGTCCCCGGCTCGTCGCGTCGTCAGTCCGATCGGTCCGAGCGCCGCGACGATCGAGGTGACGATCGCTCACAACGCCTATGACGAGGACGTGGACGCCACGATCGAGGTCGGAGCGACGGCCGGCAATCCGCCTGCGCTCGCGTGGACGCTTCCGGGGACGGCCGCTGCCGTGTCGAGCGACTGGGTGAACGGCACCTCGGTCACGGGCAACGTGGCGTGGACCTACCGCATCGAAGTTCCTTCCGGATCGGCCAATTCCTGGCTGCCTCCTTCGGCGGCGGCGCCCTGGTGGCTGCGTGTCACCGAAGGCGGATTCCTCAATCGCAGCGGCCGGGTGATGAGCTATCGGCTGATCCACCACGCCAGCGGAGGCGACGCCGTGTACCAGGGCGGCCCGATGCCTCTGTCGACGATCGAAGGTCAGACCGTCGGGGCGACCGTGCCCGGGAACGCCGTCGGTGTGGGGCCCGGCCCGCAGACCTCGCGCACCCTGCGCGTGGGACCGAATCCGGCGCGACTCGGCACGCGTGTCGAGTTCATCGCCGGCCAGGGCGCGGGTCTAGAGGTCGAGATCTTCGATCTCGTGGGCCGGCGGGTGGCGCGCCTTCCATTCGCGGCCGGGAGCGGCGAGCGCCGCGTCTCATGGATGCTGCGGGATCAGCGAGGTCAATCGGTGCGTCCGGGCGTCTATCTGGCGCGTGCGGCCGAGGGCGAGCTCGTCCGGTTGGTCATCCTCGCGCCCTGAGCTCGGTCTTCAGGCAGCCATAGATCAAGAGCCTTTCACGAGCCTCCGATAACCGCCGTATGAATCGTTCCATCGGCAAGCGCCTCAAGTGGGTGCTGCTGGGCATCTCCTTGCCGTTTTTTCTCCTTCTCTCGTGCGGGCTCTACGTCGTGGCGGGTTGTGCGCATCGCTCCGATAGAGCGATGGAGCGGCACTTCGTGAGGCACCAGGCAGACTTTGAGAAGCTGGTCCGGCTGTTCCAGCAGGACGGAACGCTTTCACAGGGCCCGTACCTGAACTCGGCCTTCCCGTCCAACATGTCCAAGGGGAGGCGAGAGCGTTACGAAGTGCTCTATCGAAGGCTGGGAGTGATGAAGATCGAGCGTGAGGGCGGCGTGATCCTGATCCGTGCATCGACCGCCCACATCTTCGACCGGAAAGGTTACGCGTGGTGCGATCAACCGGTCGAGTCTTTCACCTGCGATGGTGTGACTTATCGAAGTCTTGCTTCGGCAGGCGAGCTGGTGAGCGGCGAGACCACTCGGGAGCTTCGACACCAATTCCGAGTGTTTCGGCCCATTGCCCCTCGTTGGTACATCTACTACCAGGGGACTTCCTGAAATGAACCAGGGGGCGGTGCTGAGCTTGCCTCCGGTCGCGCGCTGATCTCGTCCGCCGTGAACTTGGAGCCGTGCCGGTAGACGTTGTCCGTCATCCAGCCGCGCAGCGGCAGAGCCGGTTGTGCGCTCTCGCATGTCAAGGCTTCGTCACGCAAAACTGCGCCGGCGCAGTTTTCTGACATTCCCATGACAGCGTTGGCCTGCCATCGCCGCGCCGCCCGGGGCCTTATCTCGCCCTGATCAGGGCTCGGCCAGCACGGCCGCGAGCTGCTCGGGCTGCACCGGCTTGGTGAGATGCCGGTCGAAGCCGGCATCCATCGCCCGCTGCTTGTCCTCGGCCTGTCCCCATCCGGTGAGCGCCACGAGATAGATCGCGCGTCCCCAGGGCTGCGCGCGAATCTCACGGGCGAGATCGTAGCCATTGAGCCTCGGCATCCCGATGTCGAGGATCGCGGCGTCGTAGCGCTGCCCCTTCAGGGACTCGAGAGCTTCGACGCCGTCGTGCGCGGTCTCGACTCGGTGACCCATGGCCCCGAGCAGCAGCGCCAGGCTCTCCGCGCCGTCCAAGTTGTCGTCGGCGACCAGGATGTGGCGGCTCTCTCCCGTGATCAGCCTCGTGAGGTCCTGCCTCGGGGTGGCGGGAACCTCGGTGACGATCGGCATCGTCACCTCGAACGTGCTTCCCTTCCCGGGGCCCTCGCTCGAGGCGCTGACCGTTCCGCCATGGAGGGCCACGAGCCGCTCCGAGAGCGCGAGCCCGATGCCGAGGCCGCCGCGCGTCTTCTCGAGCGAGCGGTCGAGCTGGGAGAAGGGTTCGAAGATGTCGCGCAGCTTGTCGGGCGGGATGCCGATGCCGGAGTCCTTGACCGTGATCATCAGCTCGCGGCGATGCGAGCTCACGTCGACATCGATCTCGCCGCCACGGGGCGTGTACTTGATCGCATTGTTCACCAGGTTGCACACCACCTGCACGAGCCGCGCCCGGTCGGCATTCACGCGCAGGTCGCCGCGCTCGACGTGCCAGCGCAGCTTCTGCGAGGCCTCGTCCACGGCGAACTGGGTGGCATCCTTCACGTCGCCCACCAGCTCGCCCACCGAGAATTCCGAGCGCCGCAGCTCGAGGGCGTCGCGAGTGATCCGCGAGATGTCCAGCAGGTCTTCGATCAGTCGCACCATGTGCTGAACCTGGCGGTCGATCAGCTCCAGGCTGGGCCTCGAAGCCGGGTCCGTCCCCTTCATTCGCAGATACTGCGCGGCGTTGCGGATGGGCCCAAGGGGATTGCGGAGCTCGTGCGCGAGTGTCGCGAGGAATTCGTCCTTGCGGCGGTTCGAGTCGAGCAGCGACTGATGGGCCTCGCTCACCTCGACCAGCATCGCGTTGAAGGCGTCGACCAGCTGTCCGGTCTCGTCGCGCGTCTCCTTGCGCACGCGCAGCGACAGGTCGCCGCGGGTCTTCACCTGCTGGGCCACGTCGGCGATCGCGAGCACGGGCCTGGTGACCGCGGACTCGAGCAGGGTGGTCAGGCCGAGTGCGACCAGCAGGCTCGCGAGCAGCACCAACCCCAGGACTGGAAGGTAGTGAGACAGGCGACCCGCTCGGTCGTAATCGGCCAGCAGGTACACGGTGCCCACGCGCTCGTCGGCATCGCGCACGGCCTTGAAGAGGACGAGCCGGTCGCGGTCGAAGCGATAGCCTTCGGCGCCCGCGATGTCGGGGAACGTCGCGCGAGCTCCCGGCCGCGCCCACGTGGAGAAGAGACGGCCACCCTGATCGTAGACCGCGGCCTCGCGGATCTCCCTCCGGATCGACAGCAAGGCGAGGCTCTGGTGCGCGGTGAGCGTGTCGTGGAACACGATCGCCGGCGCGCTCGTGCGACCCACGACCTCGGCCTGCAGCAGCAGGTCGCCGGCCCAGGACGACTGATGCGATCGCACGTCGTGAGCCACCAGCACGATGCCGGCGAAGAGCAGCGCCGCCAGGGTCGTGACGAGCACGATCAGCATGATCTTCATGCGCAACGAAGGAATCGCGCGCAGCATCACGGGGTCCGTGTCATGACCTGGTGGGCCACCGCCAGCAGGCGGGAGCTGAGCGTGAGCCCGGCCTTGCGCGCGGCGCCCAGACCCACCTGGAAACGCACGTGGCCGTCCACCAGATCGAAGTTGATCATGCTTCCGAGCGCGAGCGCGTCCTCGGTGTCGGTCACCACGAGCACCGGACGGCCGCGAACCGAGCGGATGAGCGCGCCGAGCCGGTCGGCTTCCGAGTGGCCGATGAACAGCACGTGGAGCGCCGGAGGAGCGTCGAACGCCTTGAGCCGGACCACGGACATGGGACGTGCGTCGGCCGGACGCGCACGGATCAGACGCTTCAGCTCATCGGCCAGGCCCTCATCACCGACCACGCCGATGACCAGCGCGGCATCCGCGGCCGGCGCCGCCGACGCAGGCCATTCCACGTAACCGGAGAACTTCGAGATGAACGCGGCCTTGACGCTCCGCTCCAGATCCTCGCCGGAGAACGCCGGATGGATGACGGCGAGCACGCCGAGGACGACCGCGGCGAGCCGCAGGCTCTCGCGCAGACCCGATCCACTCAGAGCCGCCATTGGAGCTGGGCGAAGAAGCTGGGCCCGAACTCGGCGCGGTTCGCAACGTTCGCGCCCCATTCGGCGTGCGCGGGCCCGAAGAGGTTGTATCCGGTCACCGACAACTCGAATCT is a window of Candidatus Eisenbacteria bacterium DNA encoding:
- a CDS encoding ATP-binding protein gives rise to the protein MLRAIPSLRMKIMLIVLVTTLAALLFAGIVLVAHDVRSHQSSWAGDLLLQAEVVGRTSAPAIVFHDTLTAHQSLALLSIRREIREAAVYDQGGRLFSTWARPGARATFPDIAGAEGYRFDRDRLVLFKAVRDADERVGTVYLLADYDRAGRLSHYLPVLGLVLLASLLVALGLTTLLESAVTRPVLAIADVAQQVKTRGDLSLRVRKETRDETGQLVDAFNAMLVEVSEAHQSLLDSNRRKDEFLATLAHELRNPLGPIRNAAQYLRMKGTDPASRPSLELIDRQVQHMVRLIEDLLDISRITRDALELRRSEFSVGELVGDVKDATQFAVDEASQKLRWHVERGDLRVNADRARLVQVVCNLVNNAIKYTPRGGEIDVDVSSHRRELMITVKDSGIGIPPDKLRDIFEPFSQLDRSLEKTRGGLGIGLALSERLVALHGGTVSASSEGPGKGSTFEVTMPIVTEVPATPRQDLTRLITGESRHILVADDNLDGAESLALLLGAMGHRVETAHDGVEALESLKGQRYDAAILDIGMPRLNGYDLAREIRAQPWGRAIYLVALTGWGQAEDKQRAMDAGFDRHLTKPVQPEQLAAVLAEP
- a CDS encoding S8 family serine peptidase, whose protein sequence is MSRRSGTSRWTWRAARTRWAFAWLSLGLITLAAPARSGPYIWDQDGDRVDDRVETVHVLGYAFAFEEGDTLARQRIDVTRVPGGLDFGVYVIFDHPITEADLTSLTLLGMPVLHRIEAVPAVRSVASFPQAQAAAALPGVERVEASPVLHLLLRDNAAAIAARDASERVFPTWSGAGGGGGEGVVVAILDTGINDAVEAGWPGHESVSGRFVGGASFLAADSTLDTGRNASVNPADHGGAVTAAHGTHVAGIVLGSGGTSGFARGLAPAARFVDVKVLNDAGVGTGLPEAIDWCIHNAQRNWGVPGYEGIDVINLSLSSPDVSDGNDIASRLAAEAVARGIVVVASMGNDGEVRVPSPAAGDGVLAIGALDAQRTGPDGDDVFATFSNRGPRASDGDGTTSDELKPDLLAPGVAVLAADGAQTTDGAQYRRATGTSMSAAMVSGAVACLRSTAPSLSPAAIATLLRETAWRGTAGLPSGATGSDPRWQAARGFGALDLYAAKLELETRDRSQIARLSLEPADTHIAVELRTQRERVASFDFERAPDVAGSPGAFAVIDAVAGVGDSSLADLTNRQPYTRTWSVPGNERGLPFWYRVAWTEGGVRYSSPARRVVSPIGPSAATIEVTIAHNAYDEDVDATIEVGATAGNPPALAWTLPGTAAAVSSDWVNGTSVTGNVAWTYRIEVPSGSANSWLPPSAAAPWWLRVTEGGFLNRSGRVMSYRLIHHASGGDAVYQGGPMPLSTIEGQTVGATVPGNAVGVGPGPQTSRTLRVGPNPARLGTRVEFIAGQGAGLEVEIFDLVGRRVARLPFAAGSGERRVSWMLRDQRGQSVRPGVYLARAAEGELVRLVILAP
- a CDS encoding YfiR family protein; protein product: MAALSGSGLRESLRLAAVVLGVLAVIHPAFSGEDLERSVKAAFISKFSGYVEWPASAAPAADAALVIGVVGDEGLADELKRLIRARPADARPMSVVRLKAFDAPPALHVLFIGHSEADRLGALIRSVRGRPVLVVTDTEDALALGSMINFDLVDGHVRFQVGLGAARKAGLTLSSRLLAVAHQVMTRTP